From a region of the Leptospira kmetyi serovar Malaysia str. Bejo-Iso9 genome:
- a CDS encoding helix-turn-helix domain-containing protein: MNAEEHIFISNASNSVKILNRLKSLSQNNLPVFVTGGPGTGKTFVINLIASLSGENPRVLVLDSDHIENEKTLESILSKGENTYFVFKDFSNFPKEIQAFLLKKIRENQNESNSAASSRFIFLSGKEWKQKLEAGQILESLYFEISNFRLDLPDLRERKEDIPLLIKHFLEILSEKHKRKEIRLSEKLYQLLLNYDFPGNVRQLKNLLESMVSLFAVRMLDVKHLPPQMFETSYVYSEFIEVKTGIPLKDYEREIIKKNLILVNGNREKAAKILGISERTIYRKIIEFGLSGEAEGKNPPSGG; this comes from the coding sequence TTGAATGCCGAAGAACATATTTTCATAAGCAACGCCTCCAACTCGGTTAAGATTTTAAATCGATTGAAGTCGTTGTCTCAGAACAATCTGCCCGTTTTCGTTACGGGAGGACCGGGCACGGGAAAAACCTTCGTTATCAATCTCATCGCAAGTTTATCGGGGGAGAATCCTCGCGTTCTCGTTTTGGATTCGGATCATATCGAAAACGAAAAAACCTTGGAGTCCATTCTTTCCAAAGGTGAGAATACGTACTTCGTCTTTAAGGATTTTTCGAATTTCCCGAAGGAGATCCAAGCGTTTCTGCTGAAAAAAATCAGGGAAAACCAAAACGAATCAAATTCCGCGGCGTCGTCGCGTTTCATTTTTCTTTCCGGCAAAGAATGGAAACAAAAGCTCGAAGCCGGACAAATCTTAGAATCTCTTTATTTCGAAATCTCTAATTTTCGTTTGGATCTTCCCGATCTTCGGGAAAGAAAGGAAGACATTCCTCTTTTGATTAAACACTTTTTGGAAATACTTTCCGAAAAACACAAACGCAAAGAAATCCGATTGAGCGAAAAACTATATCAGCTTTTGCTAAATTACGATTTTCCCGGAAACGTAAGACAACTGAAGAATCTTTTGGAAAGTATGGTTTCTTTGTTTGCGGTTCGGATGCTCGACGTAAAACATTTGCCCCCGCAGATGTTCGAAACCTCGTATGTTTATTCGGAGTTTATAGAAGTCAAAACCGGAATTCCCTTAAAGGATTACGAACGGGAAATCATCAAAAAAAATCTGATCTTAGTGAACGGAAACCGCGAAAAGGCCGCGAAGATCCTCGGAATCTCCGAAAGAACGATTTACAGAAAGATTATAGAATTCGGTCTTTCCGGCGAAGCTGAAGGAAAAAATCCTCCATCCGGCGGTTGA
- the holA gene encoding DNA polymerase III subunit delta: MAAKTKEYKNSIEFLSDFAKELPQIVFVAAKESYEFEILAEKYKEAIRKTGEPFEIVIFVSEPGDFERFQSEAFNLDMFSNRKLFIIKSGLEFFKPISSGKGKNNESLQKQFSNFPDSIQLLVHYNHWEVPNKVLSIFGGKANLIKTKNFYPNETRGGLLQACKEIGVQLDEDAMDEFLHKIPPSMGAYLQSLSKLKLYLVKKSFSKQDVEDVLLFSGEFNSSGLVDFFMESDRIRFFKEFRKFQSGRDSLLLFFTILKERIDQLRKYKIISRKYEATLSDEELYEYLDIQSYSPARKNFVRNRLRKESTFFSDKIIGELYDFIIEMNIRIKTGSEKEESEFYFNRRMEDFFLQLRRKDRIL, encoded by the coding sequence ATGGCCGCCAAAACCAAAGAATATAAAAATTCCATAGAATTCCTTTCCGACTTTGCGAAAGAATTACCGCAGATCGTTTTTGTCGCGGCCAAAGAATCGTACGAGTTCGAAATTCTCGCGGAAAAATACAAGGAAGCGATTCGAAAAACGGGAGAACCTTTCGAAATCGTAATCTTCGTTTCGGAACCGGGCGACTTTGAACGGTTTCAATCCGAAGCGTTCAACTTGGATATGTTCTCGAATCGAAAGTTGTTCATCATCAAATCCGGTCTTGAATTTTTCAAACCGATCTCGAGCGGAAAAGGAAAGAACAACGAATCCTTACAAAAACAATTTTCGAATTTTCCCGATTCGATTCAACTTCTCGTTCATTACAATCATTGGGAAGTTCCAAACAAGGTTCTTTCTATCTTCGGCGGAAAAGCCAATCTGATCAAAACCAAAAACTTTTATCCGAACGAAACCCGAGGCGGTCTTTTACAGGCTTGTAAGGAAATCGGAGTTCAACTCGACGAAGACGCGATGGACGAGTTTCTTCATAAGATTCCTCCTTCGATGGGCGCATATCTTCAATCTCTTTCCAAACTCAAACTGTATCTCGTCAAAAAATCTTTCAGCAAACAAGACGTAGAAGACGTTCTCTTGTTCAGCGGAGAATTCAATTCTTCCGGTTTGGTCGATTTTTTTATGGAATCGGATCGAATCCGTTTTTTTAAGGAATTTAGAAAGTTTCAGAGCGGAAGGGATTCTTTGCTTTTGTTTTTCACCATTCTCAAGGAAAGAATCGATCAGCTCCGCAAATACAAAATCATTTCGAGAAAATACGAAGCGACCCTTTCGGACGAAGAACTCTACGAATATCTCGACATCCAATCCTACAGCCCCGCAAGAAAGAATTTCGTGCGCAATCGACTCAGAAAGGAATCCACTTTTTTTTCCGATAAGATCATCGGAGAACTTTACGATTTTATAATAGAGATGAACATCCGAATCAAAACGGGTTCGGAAAAGGAAGAATCGGAATTTTATTTCAACCGCCGGATGGAGGATTTTTTCCTTCAGCTTCGCCGGAAAGACCGAATTCTATAA
- a CDS encoding nucleoside triphosphate pyrophosphatase, with amino-acid sequence MIVLRSRSPRRKHILESLDLDFRVEPEDVDESSLHGESPLEYLKRITLAKLGTRSEEEFLISCDTIVVYENSILQKPENFPEAMEMLGRLSGKTHIVYSGLGIYDQGLEQFAFDSSRVRFQEWNRDQIRQYVEKYSPFDKAGSYGVQDEEGPVLSYDGSYTNILGFPLRMFFQYHGLWKKYLKGNHA; translated from the coding sequence ATGATCGTCCTCAGATCCAGATCTCCGCGGAGAAAGCACATCTTAGAATCCCTGGATCTGGATTTTAGAGTGGAGCCCGAGGACGTGGACGAAAGTTCCCTTCACGGAGAAAGTCCTCTTGAATATTTAAAAAGAATCACCTTGGCCAAGTTAGGCACAAGATCCGAGGAAGAATTTCTGATTTCCTGCGATACGATCGTGGTTTATGAAAATTCCATTCTCCAGAAACCCGAAAACTTTCCCGAAGCGATGGAAATGTTGGGAAGATTATCCGGCAAAACGCATATCGTGTATTCCGGATTAGGAATATACGATCAAGGACTCGAACAGTTTGCGTTCGATTCTTCCCGAGTTCGTTTTCAGGAATGGAACCGCGATCAAATTCGGCAATACGTTGAAAAATATTCTCCCTTTGACAAAGCGGGAAGTTACGGAGTTCAAGACGAGGAAGGACCGGTGTTATCGTATGACGGTTCTTATACGAACATTCTCGGGTTTCCATTGAGAATGTTTTTTCAATACCACGGACTTTGGAAAAAATATTTAAAAGGAAATCACGCGTAG
- a CDS encoding SDR family NAD(P)-dependent oxidoreductase: MSDLFNVKGKTVLVTGSTRGIGRHFAEGFKNAGAIVYGTGSSEESIKKFEGSRIKGFAADIRQPDVMAPIIESIVKEHGKLDVLVNNAGIASNKPAAFLKEDEIESIIQTNFTGVFRACAAYYKIHKKKGGNIINIASILGMRGTKFASVYSGTKGAVINMTRALAVEWIGSGYRVNAICPGFIDTDMTEMIKEKPDVMEQMLNAIPMGRLGKPEDLVGAAIFFASDASAYVTGQTIVVDGGITAGL, encoded by the coding sequence TTGAGCGATTTATTTAACGTAAAAGGTAAAACCGTTTTGGTTACGGGTTCCACGCGCGGAATCGGAAGACATTTTGCGGAAGGTTTTAAAAACGCAGGTGCGATCGTTTACGGAACGGGCTCTTCCGAAGAATCGATCAAAAAATTCGAGGGCTCGAGAATCAAAGGTTTTGCCGCGGACATTCGTCAGCCGGACGTGATGGCTCCGATCATAGAATCCATCGTCAAAGAACACGGAAAATTGGATGTGCTCGTGAACAACGCAGGAATCGCTTCGAATAAACCGGCCGCATTTTTAAAAGAAGACGAAATCGAATCCATCATCCAGACGAATTTTACCGGTGTGTTTCGGGCTTGTGCGGCTTACTATAAGATTCATAAAAAGAAGGGCGGGAATATTATCAATATTGCATCTATTCTCGGGATGAGAGGAACCAAATTTGCATCGGTTTATTCGGGAACCAAAGGCGCGGTGATCAACATGACTCGAGCGCTCGCTGTGGAATGGATCGGCTCCGGTTATCGAGTGAACGCGATTTGTCCTGGCTTTATCGATACCGATATGACCGAAATGATTAAAGAAAAACCCGATGTTATGGAACAGATGCTAAACGCGATTCCTATGGGAAGATTGGGAAAACCGGAGGATTTAGTCGGTGCGGCGATTTTTTTTGCAAGCGACGCTTCCGCCTATGTCACCGGGCAAACGATCGTAGTCGACGGAGGAATCACCGCGGGACTCTAA
- a CDS encoding L-threonylcarbamoyladenylate synthase has product MILSLHPMNPEKRKLQQISEKLLEGKVYIFPTDTVYALVADSQSKPGVEKLYELKNIPRNQPLSLLCPSISVASNYIEHLPNDAFRLMKKITPGPFTFITRANKHLPRVSFSNQKEKQIGIRIPDAVYLQELMKIHPNPLTSTSVFANDEFIIEVESLEEIYGKRVEGIVDGGIVEVELSTILDVTEDKMIVVREGKGAELL; this is encoded by the coding sequence ATGATTCTTTCCTTACACCCGATGAATCCGGAAAAAAGAAAACTCCAACAGATTTCCGAAAAACTGTTGGAGGGGAAAGTCTATATATTTCCGACCGATACGGTTTACGCTTTGGTGGCGGATTCTCAATCGAAACCGGGTGTGGAAAAATTATACGAACTGAAGAATATTCCGAGGAACCAACCGCTTTCCTTGCTTTGTCCGAGTATCTCTGTCGCCTCCAATTACATCGAACATCTTCCGAACGACGCGTTTCGGTTGATGAAAAAAATAACACCCGGTCCTTTTACTTTCATTACGCGCGCGAACAAACATCTTCCCCGCGTTTCCTTTTCCAACCAAAAAGAAAAACAAATCGGAATCCGAATTCCCGACGCGGTTTACTTGCAGGAATTGATGAAGATTCATCCGAATCCTTTGACGTCGACCTCGGTTTTTGCAAATGACGAATTTATCATCGAAGTGGAATCCCTGGAAGAAATTTACGGAAAACGAGTAGAAGGTATCGTAGACGGCGGAATCGTAGAAGTCGAACTTTCCACGATTCTCGACGTTACCGAAGACAAGATGATCGTTGTCCGAGAAGGCAAAGGCGCCGAACTTTTATAA
- a CDS encoding FG-GAP and VCBS repeat-containing protein has protein sequence MNRFLILLCALPFLSHCAIKSMENACDLSGSLFYKSEIVNFIFTGGQASVCGLSSSLPKATILNIKDKGRLNSGFLIGEMDSSVEGVQVALDDGPFLDAQSSGIQWKFQLPAAGVPSTIPSTGVWKEWSLHTISIRTKLRGSFSFPLTIKIQKGLNKDINGDGYPDALIGSQASSRVRAYLSLGKSKALNSAPVTLITGAGGFGYSVKLGDVDGDGYADALVGSATNTFAVYLADSSTGGLFTTAISSFSIGTGGLLNVEMGDMNGDGFSDVLIGATYDLGNVGRLYLYKSNGVVSQGITFSQQISNPGLAGSTQFFGYAVAMGDVNGDGLSDVISGSVGSSQLGATFVFLAQSGGTYAAYSQTIPGTVSNQWYANAATTVDINQDGLADAAIGAYQEAGTGRVYSYLSNGSTLIGAINSPVVGLSGSTTGTTVAAGDLNGDGLSDLFAGGYAYTATYPNQGVVLTFLSDGNPNGFLNSYLNLLTEPVSMGEMGMGLASADINGDGFSDVLIGASNSVGGSNLGTVYLYISDGAGGYITAPQIFNDPDVNGAFGISVDL, from the coding sequence ATGAATCGTTTTCTTATTCTTCTTTGCGCTCTTCCATTTCTCAGTCATTGCGCCATTAAATCTATGGAGAACGCCTGCGATCTCTCCGGTTCTCTTTTTTACAAATCCGAGATCGTGAACTTTATTTTTACCGGCGGGCAAGCGAGCGTTTGCGGGCTCAGTTCCAGTTTACCGAAGGCGACCATTCTCAACATAAAAGACAAGGGACGTTTGAACTCGGGATTCTTAATCGGAGAAATGGATTCTTCCGTGGAAGGGGTTCAAGTGGCTTTGGACGACGGTCCGTTTTTGGATGCACAAAGTTCGGGAATCCAGTGGAAGTTTCAACTTCCCGCCGCCGGAGTTCCGTCGACCATTCCTTCTACGGGAGTTTGGAAAGAATGGAGTTTGCACACGATTTCGATTCGTACGAAATTGAGAGGTTCCTTCTCGTTTCCCTTAACGATCAAAATTCAAAAGGGTTTGAATAAAGATATAAACGGCGATGGTTATCCGGACGCGTTGATCGGTTCACAAGCCTCAAGTCGAGTAAGAGCCTACCTTTCTCTCGGAAAATCGAAAGCCTTGAATTCAGCTCCGGTTACACTGATAACCGGTGCGGGTGGTTTCGGTTATTCCGTTAAATTGGGAGACGTCGACGGAGACGGATATGCGGATGCGTTGGTCGGAAGTGCGACCAACACGTTTGCGGTTTATCTTGCAGATTCGAGTACGGGCGGACTTTTTACAACTGCGATCAGTTCGTTCTCCATCGGTACCGGCGGACTTTTGAATGTGGAAATGGGCGACATGAACGGCGACGGTTTTTCAGACGTTCTGATCGGCGCGACTTACGATTTAGGAAACGTAGGTCGTCTTTATTTATACAAGTCAAACGGAGTCGTTTCACAAGGTATCACTTTCAGTCAGCAGATTAGCAACCCCGGACTTGCGGGAAGTACGCAATTTTTCGGTTATGCGGTTGCGATGGGAGATGTGAACGGAGACGGTTTATCGGATGTCATTTCCGGCTCGGTCGGTTCGAGTCAGCTCGGAGCTACGTTCGTTTTTCTTGCACAAAGCGGAGGAACGTACGCCGCTTATTCACAAACGATTCCCGGTACTGTTTCCAACCAATGGTACGCAAATGCCGCGACTACGGTCGATATAAACCAGGACGGATTAGCGGACGCCGCGATCGGAGCTTATCAAGAAGCGGGCACGGGCCGAGTGTATTCTTATTTGTCCAATGGAAGTACTTTGATCGGCGCGATCAACAGTCCCGTTGTAGGATTGAGCGGATCGACGACCGGAACGACGGTAGCGGCCGGAGATTTGAACGGAGACGGTCTATCGGATCTTTTTGCGGGAGGTTACGCGTACACAGCGACTTATCCGAATCAAGGCGTCGTATTAACGTTCTTATCCGACGGTAACCCGAACGGTTTTCTAAATTCTTATCTCAATCTTTTGACTGAACCCGTCAGCATGGGCGAAATGGGAATGGGGCTCGCATCGGCCGACATCAACGGAGACGGCTTCAGCGACGTTTTGATCGGCGCCTCCAATTCCGTGGGCGGATCGAATTTGGGAACCGTTTATCTTTATATCTCCGATGGAGCGGGAGGTTACATCACCGCTCCGCAGATTTTCAACGATCCCGATGTGAACGGAGCTTTCGGAATTTCAGTCGACCTTTGA
- a CDS encoding arsenate reductase family protein produces the protein MKLKVYEYKNCSTCRNALKFLSGKKVELEVLPIRETPPKKTELKTMLKYVGNESKKLFNTSGGDYKELGLKDKLGSMSLDEQLELLSKNGNLVKRPFVLGDGFGFVGFKEEEWKKQIR, from the coding sequence TTGAAACTAAAAGTTTACGAATACAAAAACTGTTCTACGTGCAGGAACGCGCTCAAATTCCTTTCCGGAAAAAAAGTGGAATTGGAAGTTCTTCCGATCCGCGAAACTCCTCCTAAAAAAACCGAACTCAAAACGATGCTCAAATATGTCGGAAACGAATCGAAAAAACTCTTCAACACTTCCGGCGGCGATTACAAAGAATTGGGTCTTAAAGACAAACTCGGTTCCATGTCGCTCGACGAACAATTGGAACTTCTTTCCAAAAACGGAAATCTCGTAAAACGTCCCTTCGTTCTCGGAGACGGTTTCGGTTTTGTGGGTTTTAAAGAAGAAGAATGGAAGAAACAGATTCGATAA